One window of Syngnathus acus chromosome 16, fSynAcu1.2, whole genome shotgun sequence genomic DNA carries:
- the LOC119136457 gene encoding retinol dehydrogenase 13 — MTAGPGFLVLPWSDAEVSEARGGMLLRGGALLGAVLVICMAAMRKWIGGGVCRSGERLDGKTVLVTGANTGIGKETCRELARRGARMVMACRDLSRAERAAEDIRKSTGNGNVVIRHVDLASLHSVRSFAKDFLDSEDRLDVLVNNAGVMMCPKWLTEDGFETQFAVNHLSHFLLTNLLLPKLKSSAPSRVVTVSSVAHRGGHIDFSDLFFSSRPYSPLQSYRQSKLANVLFSRELARRLRGSGVSSFCVHPGVIWTELGRHVEGRFPLMGALLRLPAMLLMKTPWQGSQTSLYCAVTPRLEDQSGSYFSDCAVKEAAPEGQDDVAAGRLWRESARLVGIKETC, encoded by the exons ATGACAGCCGGGCCTGGTTTCCTGGTTCTGCCATGGTCAGACGCAGAGGTTTCGGAGGCCCGGGGGGGTATGCTGCTCCGGGGCGGCGCCCTACTTGGAGCAGTCCTGGTCATCT GCATGGCGGCGATGCGCAAGTGGATCGGTGGTGGCGTTTGCCGCAGTGGTGAGCGTCTGGACGGCAAGACGGTGCTGGTGACAGGCGCCAACACGGGCATTGGCAAGGAGACGTGCCGAGAGTTGGCAAGGCGAG GTGCCCGCATGGTGATGGCATGCAGGGACCTCTCTCGGGCCGAGCGGGCGGCCGAGGACATCCGCAAGTCCACGGGCAACGGCAACGTGGTGATCCGACACGTGGACCTGGCCTCCCTCCACTCCGTCCGAAGCTTTGCTAAAGACTTCCTGGATAGCGAGGACAGACTGGACGTTCTCGTCAACAACGCCG GTGTGATGATGTGTCCCAAatggctgacggaggacggCTTTGAGACTCAATTTGCTGTCAATCATCTGTCCCACTTCCTTCTGACCAATTTGCTTCTCCCGAAACTGAAGAGCTCCGCCCCCAGCCGTGTGGTCACCGTGTCGTCCGTCGCCCACCGGGGAG GTCACATCGACTTTTCCGATCTGTTCTTCAGCTCTCGCCCGTACAGTCCGCTGCAGAGCTACCGGCAGAGCAAGCTTGCCAATGTGCTATTTAGCAGAGAGCTAGCACGCCGCCTCAGAG GTTCAGGAGTGAGTTCGTTTTGCGTGCACCCCGGTGTCATTTGGACCGAGCTGGGCCGTCACGTGGAGGGTCGGTTTCCCCTGATGGGGGCGCTGCTGAGGCTGCCGGCGATGCTGCTCATGAAGACGCCATGGCAAGGAAGCCAGACCAGTTTGTACTGTGCCGTCACCCCGAGGCTCGAGGATCAGTCAGGGAGCTACTTCAG CGACTGTGCCGTGAAGGAGGCGGCGCCAGAGGGACAGGACGATGTGGCGGCCGGCAGGTTGTGGAGGGAGAGCGCGCGATTGGTTGGAATCAAAGAGACGTGCTGA
- the decr1 gene encoding 2,4-dienoyl-CoA reductase, mitochondrial isoform X2 → MAALVLGRKTFQTFMASCFHSSPAVAQQPPLPQSHFFPPLEAAMLPPGTFQDRVAFITGGGTGLGRAMTTTLSHLGAQCIIASRKLEVLQQTADEISSRTGNKVIINNAAGNFVCPSENLSANAWKSISDIVLNGTAFVTLELGKRLVRSQKGAAFLAVTTIYAESGSGFVVPSAAAKAGVEALYKSLAGEWGRYGLRFNIIQPGPIRTKGAFSRLDPTGQFEAGMLSRIPTGRLGRAAEMANLASYVCSDYASWMSGAVIRFDGGEYVMMAGEFNELRTVTADQWKVMETMIRSTKGA, encoded by the exons ATGGCGGCGTTGGTTCTTGGACGGaaaacttttcaaactttCATGGCG TCGTGTTTCCACAGCTCGCCGGCCGTCGCTCAGCAGCCGCCGCTTCCTCAGTCGCACTTCTTCCCGCCGCTGGAGGCGGCCATGCTGCCGCCTGGAACCTTTCAGGACCGAGTGGCCTTCATCACGGGGGGCGGGACCGGACTGGGGCGCGCCATGACCACCACGCTTTCtcacctgggggcgcagtgcATCATCGCTAGCAG GAAGTTGGAGGTTCTGCAGCAGACGGCGGATGAGATCAGCAGTCGGACTGGAAACAAG GTGATCATCAACAACGCGGCGGGAAACTTTGTGTGTCCGTCGGAAAATCTGTCGGCCAACGCTTGGAAGAGCATCAGTGACATCGTCCTGAACGGCACCGCGTTCGTCACGCTGGAGCTGGGGAAGAGACTGGTCCGCAGCCAGAAAG GTGCTGCCTTCCTGGCCGTCACCACCATCTACGCTGAGTCGGGTTCCGGCTTTGTGGTTCCCAGCGCTGCCGCTAAGGCCGGGGTCGAGGCGCTCTATAA GTCTTTGGCAGGAGAGTGGGGACGCTATGGGCTCCGCTTCAACATCATCCAACCTGGACCCATCCGAACCAAG GGCGCCTTCAGCCGCTTGGACCCTACGGGGCAATTTGAAGCCGGAATGCTGAGTCGTATTCCGACGGGTCGACTGGGCCGAGCTGCTGAAATGGCCAACTTGGCATCGTACGTGTGCAGCGACTACGCCAGCTGGATGTCGGGAGCG GTGATTCGCTTTGATGGTGGCGAGTATGTGATGATGGCGGGAGAATTCAACGAGCTGCGCACG GTCACGGCCGATCAATGGAAGGTGATGGAAACGATGATCAGGAGCACCAAAGGAGCCTAA
- the decr1 gene encoding 2,4-dienoyl-CoA reductase, mitochondrial isoform X1, which translates to MAALVLGRKTFQTFMASCFHSSPAVAQQPPLPQSHFFPPLEAAMLPPGTFQDRVAFITGGGTGLGRAMTTTLSHLGAQCIIASRKLEVLQQTADEISSRTGNKVHVVQLDVRDPQAVKCCMEHVESLTGLPDVIINNAAGNFVCPSENLSANAWKSISDIVLNGTAFVTLELGKRLVRSQKGAAFLAVTTIYAESGSGFVVPSAAAKAGVEALYKSLAGEWGRYGLRFNIIQPGPIRTKGAFSRLDPTGQFEAGMLSRIPTGRLGRAAEMANLASYVCSDYASWMSGAVIRFDGGEYVMMAGEFNELRTVTADQWKVMETMIRSTKGA; encoded by the exons ATGGCGGCGTTGGTTCTTGGACGGaaaacttttcaaactttCATGGCG TCGTGTTTCCACAGCTCGCCGGCCGTCGCTCAGCAGCCGCCGCTTCCTCAGTCGCACTTCTTCCCGCCGCTGGAGGCGGCCATGCTGCCGCCTGGAACCTTTCAGGACCGAGTGGCCTTCATCACGGGGGGCGGGACCGGACTGGGGCGCGCCATGACCACCACGCTTTCtcacctgggggcgcagtgcATCATCGCTAGCAG GAAGTTGGAGGTTCTGCAGCAGACGGCGGATGAGATCAGCAGTCGGACTGGAAACAAG GTCCATGTGGTCCAGCTTGATGTCAGAGATCCTCAGGCTGTTAAGTGTTGTATGGAACATGTGGAAAGTCTGACAGGCTTGCCTGAT GTGATCATCAACAACGCGGCGGGAAACTTTGTGTGTCCGTCGGAAAATCTGTCGGCCAACGCTTGGAAGAGCATCAGTGACATCGTCCTGAACGGCACCGCGTTCGTCACGCTGGAGCTGGGGAAGAGACTGGTCCGCAGCCAGAAAG GTGCTGCCTTCCTGGCCGTCACCACCATCTACGCTGAGTCGGGTTCCGGCTTTGTGGTTCCCAGCGCTGCCGCTAAGGCCGGGGTCGAGGCGCTCTATAA GTCTTTGGCAGGAGAGTGGGGACGCTATGGGCTCCGCTTCAACATCATCCAACCTGGACCCATCCGAACCAAG GGCGCCTTCAGCCGCTTGGACCCTACGGGGCAATTTGAAGCCGGAATGCTGAGTCGTATTCCGACGGGTCGACTGGGCCGAGCTGCTGAAATGGCCAACTTGGCATCGTACGTGTGCAGCGACTACGCCAGCTGGATGTCGGGAGCG GTGATTCGCTTTGATGGTGGCGAGTATGTGATGATGGCGGGAGAATTCAACGAGCTGCGCACG GTCACGGCCGATCAATGGAAGGTGATGGAAACGATGATCAGGAGCACCAAAGGAGCCTAA
- the LOC119136461 gene encoding tropomyosin alpha-4 chain-like, which produces MSGVSSIEAVKKKIKVLQGQAEEAEERSEVLQRQLEEEKRARDEAEAEVASLSRRLQMTEDNLDQTHEQLTSAIEKLDKLEKVADESERGIRVIETRAMKDEEKMERLAVELKQAQIIAEEADRKYEEVARKLVMGEQELERAEARAELAESKTRALEEELKSLVASSKSFESQAEKFSMQEERSELEISSLRSKLMEADNRADSAERMVAKLERTVDDLEESLAVAKTANLELHATLNQTMEELNAC; this is translated from the exons ATGAGTGGAGTAAGCAGCATTGAGGCAGTGAAGAAGAAGATCAAAGTTCTTCAGGGGCAAGCGGAAGAAGCTGAAGAACGATCAGAGGTGCTGCAAAGACaactggaggaggagaagagggcTCGCGATGAG GCAGAGGCGGAAGTGGCATCGCTCAGTCGGCGTCTTCAGATGACAGAGGACAACCTGGACCAGACACATGAGCAGCTCACTTCTGCCATTGAAAAGCTGGACAAGCTGGAGAAGGTGGCCGACGAGAGTGAGAG AGGGATTCGTGTAATTGAGACTCGAGCCATGAAGGATGAGGAGAAGATGGAACGTTTGGCCGTTGAACTCAAGCAAGCTCAAATTATTGCTGAGGAGGCTGACCGCAAATATGAGGAA gtggCTCGCAAACTGGTGATGGGGGAGCAGGAGCTGGAGCGTGCCGAAGCCCGAGCTGAGCTAGCTGAGAG CAAAACTCGCGCCTTGGAGGAGGAGCTGAAGAGTCTGGTAGCCAGTTCCAAGAGTTTTGAGTCTCAGGCCGAGAAG TTCTCTATGCAGGAGGAGCGCAGCGAGCTGGAGATCAGCAGCCTCAGGAGTAAACTGATGGAG GCGGATAACAGGGCCGATTCTGCCGAGCGCATGGTGGCCAAGCTGGAGAGAACAGTGGACGATCTGGAAG AATCGCTGGCGGTGGCAAAGACGGCCAACCTAGAGCTGCACGCCACGCTCAACCAGACCATGGAGGAGCTCAATGCCTGCTGA
- the pmvk gene encoding phosphomevalonate kinase, translating into MEGSHSEPKLILIFSGKRKSGKDYVTDVILDRLGEDVCGVVRLSAPLKQAYAQEHGLDAKQLSGSGPYKELYRVDMISWGEARRRRDPGFFCRLATRGAHQPVWVVSDARRMSDLCWFWAKFPQQTRCVRVESREETRRRRGWIFTPGVDDAESECGLDSGVDFHWTITNEADAPSLDDQLRPILALAAEATRH; encoded by the exons ATGGAAGGTTCACACTCAGAACCTAAactcattttgattttcagcGGTAAACGGAAGTCGGGGAAAGATTACGTCACGGATGTCATCCTCGATCG TTTAGGAGAGGACGTCTGTGGCGTCGTTCGTCTTTCTGCGCCCCTCAAACAAGCATATGCTCAG GAACACGGACTGGACGCCAAGCAACTATCGGGTTCCGGCCCTTACAAGGAGCTCTACCGGGTAGACATGATCAGCTGGGGCGAAGCTCGGAGACGGCGAGATCCCGGATTTTTCTGCCGGCTGGCGACAAGAGGAGCGCACCAGCCCGTTTGG GTGGTGAGTGACGCACGGCGGATGTCGGACCTTTGCTGGTTTTGGGCCAAATTCCCTCAACAGACtcgctgtgtgcgtgtggaaaGTCGAGAAGAAACGCGCAGGCGTAGGGGGTGGATCTTCACCCCAG GCGTGGATGACGCAGAGTCTGAGTGCGGGTTGGACAGTGGGGTGGACTTCCATTGGACCATCACAAATGAGGCCGACGCCCCCTCATTAGATGACCAGTTGCGGCCAATCCTCGCACTGGCGGCGGAGGCGACCCGTCACTGA